From one Catellatospora sp. IY07-71 genomic stretch:
- the rplB gene encoding 50S ribosomal protein L2: protein MGIRKYKPTTPGRRGSSVADFAEVTRSTPEKSLVVPLPKKGGRNVHGRITTRHQGGGHKRQYRLIDFKRVDKDGIPAKVAHIEYDPNRTARIALLHYVDGEKRYIVAPKDLKQGDPIESGPGADIKPGNNLPLRNIPVGTTVHCVELRPGGGAKLARSAGVGIQLLGREDDYATLRMPSGEIRKVDVRCRATVGEIGNAEQSNINWGKAGRMRWKGKRPTVRGVAMNPVDHPHGGGEGKTSGGRHPVNPKGKPEGRTRRKGQASDKLIVRRRYATRKRG from the coding sequence ATGGGTATCCGTAAGTACAAGCCGACGACGCCGGGTCGCCGCGGCTCCAGCGTCGCCGACTTCGCCGAGGTCACCCGGTCGACGCCGGAGAAGTCGCTCGTCGTCCCGCTGCCGAAGAAGGGCGGCCGTAACGTTCACGGCCGCATCACCACGCGGCACCAGGGCGGCGGTCACAAGCGTCAGTACCGTCTGATCGACTTCAAGCGGGTGGACAAGGACGGCATCCCGGCCAAGGTCGCGCACATCGAGTACGACCCCAACCGCACCGCCCGTATCGCGCTGCTGCACTACGTGGACGGCGAGAAGCGCTACATCGTGGCGCCGAAGGACCTGAAGCAGGGCGACCCGATCGAGTCGGGTCCGGGTGCGGACATCAAGCCGGGCAACAACCTGCCGCTGCGCAACATCCCGGTCGGTACGACCGTGCACTGCGTGGAGCTGCGTCCGGGCGGCGGTGCCAAGCTGGCCCGCTCGGCCGGCGTCGGCATCCAGCTGCTGGGCCGCGAGGACGACTACGCCACGCTGCGTATGCCGTCGGGTGAGATCCGCAAGGTCGACGTGCGCTGCCGCGCGACCGTCGGCGAGATCGGCAACGCCGAGCAGTCGAACATCAACTGGGGTAAGGCCGGCCGCATGCGGTGGAAGGGCAAGCGCCCGACCGTCCGTGGTGTCGCGATGAACCCGGTCGACCACCCGCACGGTGGTGGTGAGGGTAAGACCTCTGGTGGTCGTCACCCGGTGAACCCGAAGGGCAAGCCCGAGGGTCGCACCCGCCGCAAGGGCCAGGCGAGCGACAAGCTGATCGTCCGCCGCCGCTACGCCACCCGCAAGCGCGGGTAA
- the rplW gene encoding 50S ribosomal protein L23 translates to MTTIADPRDIIVAPVVSEKSYGELNRNWYTFLVHPDANKTQIKIAIQQIFNVRVLTVNTLNREGKRKRTRTGWGQRKATKRAMVKLAEGDRIDAFGGPVS, encoded by the coding sequence GTGACGACGATTGCCGACCCGCGCGACATCATCGTCGCTCCGGTGGTCTCTGAGAAGAGCTACGGCGAGCTGAACCGCAACTGGTACACCTTCCTGGTGCACCCGGACGCGAACAAGACCCAGATCAAGATCGCTATTCAGCAGATCTTCAACGTCCGGGTGCTGACCGTGAACACGCTCAACCGCGAGGGCAAGCGCAAGCGCACCCGCACCGGCTGGGGTCAGCGCAAGGCGACGAAGCGCGCGATGGTGAAGCTCGCCGAGGGCGACCGCATCGACGCCTTCGGCGGACCGGTGAGCTGA
- the rplD gene encoding 50S ribosomal protein L4, producing MTTVDVINAEGAKTGSVELPADIFDVQANIALMHQVVVAQLAAARQGTHKTKRRGEVAGGGKKPYKQKGTGRARQGSIRAPQFAGGGVVHGPQPRDYSQRTPKKMKAAALRGALSDRARNGKLHVVSGFVAGETPSTKAALATLKATAGEARRVLVVLGANDEINWVSLRNVPEVHLLEAGQLNTYDVLVSDEVVFTAEALEEFLGVPAEEGSK from the coding sequence GTGACCACGGTTGACGTGATCAACGCTGAGGGCGCCAAGACCGGTTCGGTCGAGCTGCCCGCCGACATCTTCGACGTGCAGGCCAACATCGCGCTCATGCACCAGGTCGTGGTGGCCCAGCTGGCCGCCGCGCGCCAGGGCACGCACAAGACGAAGCGCCGCGGTGAGGTCGCCGGTGGCGGCAAGAAGCCGTACAAGCAGAAGGGCACCGGTCGCGCCCGTCAGGGCTCGATCCGCGCGCCGCAGTTCGCCGGCGGTGGCGTCGTCCACGGCCCGCAGCCGCGTGACTACAGCCAGCGGACCCCGAAGAAGATGAAGGCCGCCGCGCTGCGCGGTGCCCTGTCGGACCGGGCCCGCAACGGCAAGCTGCACGTGGTCTCCGGCTTCGTGGCCGGCGAGACCCCGTCGACCAAGGCCGCCCTGGCCACGCTGAAGGCGACCGCGGGCGAGGCCCGCCGGGTGCTGGTCGTGCTGGGCGCCAACGACGAGATCAACTGGGTGAGCCTGCGCAACGTGCCGGAGGTGCACCTGCTGGAGGCGGGGCAGCTCAACACGTACGACGTGCTCGTCAGCGACGAGGTGGTCTTCACCGCCGAGGCGCTGGAGGAGTTCCTGGGCGTGCCCGCTGAGGAGGGTTCGAAGTGA
- the rplC gene encoding 50S ribosomal protein L3, whose translation MDRQVKGILGAKLGMTQVWDNNKVVPVTVVQAGPCVVTQVRTTETDGYEAVQLAFGAINPRKVSQPKAGHFAKANVAPRRHIVELRTTDAGSYELGQEVTVATFAAGQAVDVTGKTKGKGFAGVMKRHGFHGLKASHGVERKHRSPGSIGACATPGRVFKGVRMAGRMGGVRYTAQGLTVHAIDAENNLLLVKGAIPGPKGALVLVRSAAKTKKGGAAK comes from the coding sequence ATGGACAGGCAAGTTAAGGGCATCCTGGGCGCCAAGCTCGGCATGACTCAGGTCTGGGACAACAACAAGGTCGTCCCCGTGACCGTGGTGCAGGCCGGCCCGTGCGTCGTCACCCAGGTTCGTACCACCGAGACGGACGGCTACGAGGCCGTTCAGCTGGCTTTCGGCGCGATCAACCCGCGCAAGGTGAGCCAGCCCAAGGCGGGCCACTTCGCCAAGGCGAACGTCGCGCCGCGCCGCCACATCGTCGAGCTGCGCACCACCGACGCCGGCTCGTACGAGCTCGGCCAGGAGGTCACCGTCGCCACGTTCGCCGCCGGTCAGGCGGTCGACGTGACCGGTAAGACCAAGGGCAAGGGCTTCGCCGGTGTCATGAAGCGCCACGGCTTCCACGGCCTCAAGGCCAGCCACGGTGTCGAGCGCAAGCACCGCTCGCCCGGCTCGATCGGCGCGTGCGCCACGCCGGGCCGCGTGTTCAAGGGCGTCCGGATGGCCGGTCGCATGGGTGGCGTGCGCTACACCGCGCAGGGCCTCACCGTGCACGCGATCGACGCCGAGAACAACCTGCTGCTGGTGAAGGGCGCCATCCCGGGCCCGAAGGGTGCGCTCGTGCTCGTGCGCAGCGCCGCGAAGACGAAGAAGGGTGGTGCCGCGAAGTGA
- the rpsJ gene encoding 30S ribosomal protein S10 — protein MAGQKIRIRLKAYDHEVVDSSARKIVETVTRTGAQVAGPVPLPTEINRFCVIRSPHKYKDSREHFEMRTHKRLIDIIDPTPKTVDSLMRLDLPAGVDIEIKL, from the coding sequence ATGGCGGGACAGAAGATCCGCATCCGGCTCAAGGCCTACGACCACGAGGTGGTCGACTCCTCGGCGCGGAAGATCGTCGAGACGGTGACCCGTACGGGTGCTCAGGTCGCAGGGCCGGTGCCACTGCCCACGGAGATCAACCGTTTCTGCGTGATCCGTTCGCCGCACAAGTACAAGGACTCGCGCGAGCACTTCGAGATGCGCACGCACAAGCGTCTGATCGACATCATCGACCCGACCCCGAAGACGGTCGACTCGCTCATGCGACTCGATCTGCCGGCTGGTGTCGACATCGAGATCAAGCTGTAG